A region of Rhodamnia argentea isolate NSW1041297 chromosome 9, ASM2092103v1, whole genome shotgun sequence DNA encodes the following proteins:
- the LOC115739679 gene encoding putative FBD-associated F-box protein At1g61330 isoform X1, translating into MAPSSSKRIKAESDLPLISTKNCRSRSKLLSDLPDDILERIFTLLPIKQAVRAGVVSTRFKQVWLFSRKLHFGRWFTTQKGILEAISIIDHVFRAHAGPQIQSFKLYIDPTDIELMVRKWIEISISKGVEEMELNFIAARIEPFLLSRDLIDVESLRVLKLTFCEIDFPPNLTSLRLLDTLILKKVEITAEMIETLILNCTLLETLELVRCDAIRQFKLSAQNHKRFKVLKLGDCSILSLVEIDAPSLRSFHFYGQVPLFFFNDISQLKDAVLNFVPPKGFIRHSLVRNILEDLTNISVLTVNSIFLEGISPNYEDLKHNIRGLQFSYHNLKEFQLILQGGVYCNTYDIAAFLDKCPFVEKVFIDLNECSFEGSIYWELHQKQELESFRFLCRLKFVKVKGFRFQQHEHELVKFFLQKAINLETLALVSARNQLYPGFYSDDIENYQKFIMWKTCPRARVTFSNDCEDKTTRPTHQKIWQT; encoded by the exons TGCCGGAGTAGGAGTAAGCTGTTGTCTGACCTTCCTGATGACATCCTAGAGCGCATCTTTACGCTCTTGCCCATCAAACAAGCAGTGCGGGCCGGAGTTGTCTCGACAAGATTCAAGCAAGTTTGGCTTTTCAGCAGGAAGTTGCACTTTGGTAGATGGTTCACTACGCAAAAAGGCATCCTAGAAGCTATCTCGATTATTGATCATGTTTTCAGGGCTCATGCAGGTCCACAGATCCAAAGCTTCAAGCTATATATCGACCCGACTGATATCGAACTGATGGTCAGGAAGTGGATTGAAATCTCGATCTCGAAAGGGGTGGAGGAGATGGAGTTAAACTTTATCGCGGCGAGGATTGAGCCTTTCCTGCTTTCTCGCGATTTAATCGATGTCGAGTCATTGAGAGTTTTAAAGCTGACCTTCTgtgaaattgattttccaccaAATCTCACTAGTCTGCGTCTCCTGGATACCCTGATTCTGAAGAAGGTTGAGATCACGGCGGAGATGATCGAAACCTTAATTCTCAATTGCACCCTCCTCGAGACTCTTGAACTGGTGCGTTGCGATGCCATCCGTCAGTTCAAGTTGTCCGCACAAAATCATAAGAGGTTTAAGGTGTTAAAGTTGGGTGATTGCTCGATTCTTTCGCTAGTTGAAATCGACGCTCCGAGCCTTCGCTCTTTTCATTTCTATGGTCAGgtacctctcttcttctttaatgATATATCACAGCTGAAGGACGCAGTACTAAATTTCGTACCCCCAAAAGGCTTCATCAGACATTCTTTGGTCCGGAACATTTTGGAAGATCTCACTAACATCAGCGTTCTCACAGTGAACAGCATCTTTCTCGAG GGCATATCTCCAAATTATGAAGATCTAAAGCACAACATACGGGGACTGCAATTTTCGTATCATAATCTGAAGGAATTCCAATTAATCCTGCAAGGCGGAGTCTACTGCAATACCTATGATATTGCTGCTTTTCTCGACAAGTGCCCATTCGTCGAGAAAGTATTTATCGAT CTTAATGAATGCTCTTTTGAAGGGAGCATTTACTGGGAACTGCATCAGAAGCAAGAGCTTGAGTCCTTCCGCTTTCTCTGCCGCCTCAAGTTTGTCAAAGTGAAAGGCTTCAGGTTTCAACAGCATGAACATGAACTGGTCAAGTTTTTCCTGCAGAAGGCGATCAATTTGGAGACTCTTGCTCTGGTTAGCGCGAGGAATCAGCTTTATCCGGGATTTTACTCGGACGATATCGAGAACTATCAAAAGTTCATTATGTGGAAGACTTGTCCGAGAGCGAGAGTGACGTTTTCTAACGACTGCGAAGACAAGACAACCCGCCCGACGCATCAGAAAATTTGGCAGACATAA
- the LOC115739828 gene encoding F-box protein SKIP27: protein MALCGDIALSLKEGRGVGESEGEGSGFGLVRCTRGLGRKRVGISEGPEAAAPWRAGDAGFGAPLKRQCSGRLLLLLDRSEKSGLEALPQDVLIRILCHVEHGDLKQLVRVSKTIKEATVVAKQWHFAYTTPTKIRAFRNSFDLQNPSDCDEIEAPNAPLRAFRSRISRKKLADVTAVLFASPDEGQWTRRGSLFMETET from the exons ATGGCTTTGTGCGGCGACATTGCGTTGAGCTTGAAGGAGGGGCGCGGCGTCGGGGAGAGCGAGGGGGAGGGATCCGGGTTCGGGCTCGTGAGGTGCACGCGGGGCCTCGGGAGGAAGAGGGTCGGCATCTCGGAGGGTCCCGAGGCGGCGGCTCCCTGGCGGGCCGGCGACGCCGGCTTCGGAGCTCCGCTGAAGAGGCAGTGCAGCGGGAGGTTGTTGCTGTTGCTCGACCGCTCCGAGAAGTCCGGTCTCGAAGCCTTGCCTCAGGACGTTCTG ATTAGGATACTCTGTCACGTCGAGCACGGCGACTTGAAACAGCTAGTTCGCGTGTCCAAGACGATCAAAGAAGCT ACTGTCGTGGCGAAGCAGTGGCATTTTGCATACACAACGCCGACGAAGATACGCGCGTTCAGGAACTCCTTTGATTTGCAGAACCCGAGTGACTGCGATGAGATTGAAGCCCCGAACGCCCCGTTGAGGGCTTTCAGGTCGCGGATTAGCAGGAAGAAGCTCGCGGATGTCACGGCGGTGCTGTTCGCCTCGCCCGATGAAGGGCAGTGGACCAGAAGAGGAAGTTTGTTCATGGAAACTGAGACATGA